Proteins from one Shewanella pealeana ATCC 700345 genomic window:
- a CDS encoding undecaprenyl-diphosphate phosphatase, with protein MDTFQVIILALIQGLTEFLPISSSAHLILPAQLLGWEDQGLSFDVAVNTGSLLAVVMYFRREILSMFTAWTGSVVSRKQTDESKLAWWIILATIPAVIIGFSAKDFIETHFRSIEVIAATTIIFGLLLWWADKMQRQGLNEFQVGWKKALVIGIAQAMALIPGTSRSGATITAALMLGLSREAAARFSFLMSVPVSLGAAILVTKDLLSSGQVIDYQALGLGILVSFIAAYICIHYFLKIISKMGMTPFVIYRLALGAVLCWIIFL; from the coding sequence ATGGATACCTTTCAGGTGATTATATTGGCTCTGATTCAGGGCCTCACCGAATTTTTGCCGATCTCGAGTTCTGCACACCTTATTTTACCTGCTCAGCTTTTAGGTTGGGAAGATCAAGGTCTGTCATTCGATGTGGCGGTTAATACTGGCTCTTTACTCGCCGTCGTGATGTATTTCCGACGAGAGATATTGTCTATGTTTACTGCATGGACTGGCAGTGTTGTGAGCCGTAAACAGACTGATGAGAGCAAGCTAGCTTGGTGGATTATCTTAGCCACTATTCCTGCCGTCATTATTGGCTTTAGCGCTAAAGACTTTATCGAGACGCACTTTCGTAGCATCGAGGTGATTGCCGCTACGACCATTATATTTGGCCTACTGCTTTGGTGGGCTGATAAGATGCAACGTCAAGGATTGAATGAGTTCCAAGTGGGCTGGAAAAAAGCATTAGTGATAGGTATTGCACAGGCGATGGCGCTTATTCCTGGCACGTCTCGCTCAGGTGCGACTATCACTGCAGCGCTGATGCTAGGCTTAAGTCGTGAAGCGGCGGCGCGCTTCTCATTTTTGATGTCGGTTCCTGTGAGCTTAGGGGCGGCAATCTTAGTGACTAAAGATCTTCTTTCTAGCGGCCAAGTTATTGACTATCAAGCCTTGGGTCTTGGTATTTTAGTGTCGTTTATCGCCGCTTATATCTGTATCCACTACTTCTTAAAGATCATCAGCAAGATGGGCATGACGCCTTTTGTTATCTATCGCCTAGCGTTAGGTGCGGTGCTATGTTGGATAATCTTCCTGTAA
- a CDS encoding ExeA family protein has translation MYKAFFGLNDNPFSIAPNPHYLFLSDRHREALAHLTYGLGETGGFVLLTGEVGTGKTTVSRCLLKQLPDNTDTAFILNPSLTESELLATLCDELGIVYGDEPSLKQLTDLISKFLLENHSKDRNTVLIIDEAQHLRAEVLEQLRLLTNLETDTKKLLQVILIGQPELQQLLKRQELRQLAQRITARYHLLPLTLEEVALYVQHRLQVAGRHEPLFHKSAIKALHKYSGGIPRLINLLCERALMASYAQSKVPIDNKLVRLASAEVLGEEPEKKSLLLPVSIAASLLATFGIAFYLFSPAGSIASSPSSNLSPNTNLSAGQSQSSANTADTVTSQAMAQVQTAKQDINTHSLSSSQRVLNSAIAQSHEIDTAYASILGLWGKVPYIGLSACQSAKQQGLDCFQQQGNWHSLVRLNYPAVVYLVDDNNQAFYGTVVSRQGEQILLQLNEQQLWVSRDWFTRHFTGTFEILWQAPQNQPKEIGQSANQAQIQWLENSLARINDRAPRLVDYFDSELEQQLKAFQRQHGLSADGIAGTQTLIQLNLYLSDAGPRLGQSKRLY, from the coding sequence ATGTATAAGGCTTTCTTTGGCTTAAATGACAATCCATTTTCTATCGCGCCAAACCCTCATTATCTGTTTCTGAGTGATCGGCATAGAGAAGCTTTGGCACATCTTACTTATGGACTGGGTGAGACCGGTGGTTTCGTACTGCTCACGGGTGAAGTGGGGACGGGTAAGACCACAGTATCTCGCTGTCTATTAAAGCAGCTTCCGGATAATACCGATACCGCGTTTATATTAAACCCCTCACTTACAGAGTCTGAATTGCTGGCCACACTGTGTGATGAGTTAGGAATTGTTTATGGCGATGAACCTAGCCTCAAACAGCTGACCGATTTAATCAGTAAGTTTTTGCTGGAAAATCACAGTAAAGATCGCAATACGGTATTGATTATCGATGAGGCTCAGCACTTAAGAGCGGAAGTGCTTGAGCAGTTAAGGTTGTTAACAAATTTAGAAACCGATACTAAGAAGCTGTTGCAGGTGATCTTAATTGGTCAGCCTGAGCTGCAACAGCTACTTAAGCGCCAAGAGCTGCGTCAGTTAGCGCAGCGCATCACCGCCCGTTATCACCTATTGCCGCTAACACTTGAAGAGGTAGCGCTTTACGTACAGCACCGTTTGCAGGTTGCTGGGCGCCATGAGCCACTGTTTCATAAGAGTGCGATTAAGGCGCTACATAAATACAGTGGCGGTATTCCAAGATTGATTAACTTGCTGTGTGAGCGGGCATTGATGGCGAGCTATGCGCAGTCTAAGGTGCCTATCGATAACAAGCTGGTACGCCTAGCCTCTGCTGAGGTGTTAGGTGAAGAGCCTGAGAAGAAGAGTTTGCTACTACCTGTGAGTATCGCAGCATCACTACTTGCTACTTTTGGTATTGCGTTTTATCTGTTTTCACCAGCAGGCAGCATTGCTTCAAGCCCCAGTTCAAATCTAAGTCCAAATACGAATCTGAGCGCAGGTCAAAGTCAAAGCTCGGCTAATACTGCCGATACAGTAACAAGTCAAGCTATGGCTCAGGTTCAAACGGCTAAGCAAGATATCAACACCCATAGCTTGAGCAGCAGTCAGCGAGTGCTAAATAGCGCTATAGCCCAAAGTCATGAGATAGATACGGCTTATGCCAGTATCTTAGGTCTTTGGGGCAAGGTGCCTTATATCGGTTTATCTGCATGTCAGTCGGCTAAGCAGCAAGGGCTTGATTGCTTTCAGCAGCAGGGCAATTGGCACTCACTTGTGCGACTCAATTACCCTGCGGTTGTCTATTTAGTCGATGATAACAACCAAGCTTTTTATGGCACTGTGGTATCTCGCCAAGGGGAGCAAATTTTGCTGCAGCTTAATGAGCAGCAGCTCTGGGTGAGTCGAGACTGGTTTACGCGACACTTCACTGGCACCTTCGAGATCCTCTGGCAAGCGCCTCAAAATCAGCCTAAAGAAATTGGCCAGTCTGCCAATCAGGCGCAGATCCAATGGTTAGAGAATAGTTTGGCGCGCATTAACGATAGGGCGCCGAGACTGGTCGATTATTTTGACTCTGAGTTAGAGCAGCAGTTAAAGGCGTTTCAGCGCCAACATGGATTGAGCGCCGATGGCATTGCCGGGACGCAAACCCTGATACAGCTTAACTTGTACTTAAGTGATGCCGGACCGCGTCTAGGTCAAAGCAAGAGGTTGTATTAA
- the folB gene encoding dihydroneopterin aldolase, with translation MDKVLIRELRIETVIGIYEWEKQIHQSLLIDLDMAWNNRPAADSDDYQFALCYETVSNRLTALITEKPIELIETVAEMVANCVMTEFNVPWVKVKVMKPGAIPSAAAVGVEIERGYA, from the coding sequence ATGGATAAAGTACTGATTAGAGAACTTAGAATTGAAACCGTTATTGGGATCTATGAGTGGGAAAAACAGATCCACCAAAGCTTACTTATCGATTTAGATATGGCTTGGAATAATCGCCCAGCAGCCGATAGCGATGATTATCAATTTGCACTGTGTTATGAAACGGTATCGAATCGATTAACGGCATTGATCACTGAAAAGCCGATCGAGCTGATTGAAACCGTGGCTGAGATGGTGGCCAATTGTGTGATGACTGAATTCAACGTGCCTTGGGTTAAGGTCAAGGTGATGAAGCCCGGTGCCATACCGTCAGCCGCTGCCGTGGGTGTTGAGATTGAAAGAGGTTATGCGTAG
- the folK gene encoding 2-amino-4-hydroxy-6-hydroxymethyldihydropteridine diphosphokinase translates to MATIFISLGSNIDPERHLKAALTDLQDHFGPLELSSVFESEAVGFEGTNFLNMVVAAQTQLSIADVVSRFKQIEQRHGRVKGAKKFAPRTLDLDLLLYDDTISEQPIELPRAEILYNAFVLWPLAEIAPTLNHPVVNQSYQALWNDYDKSQQSLWPVEFSWSA, encoded by the coding sequence ATGGCAACAATCTTTATAAGCTTGGGTAGCAATATCGACCCTGAGCGCCATCTTAAGGCTGCTTTAACGGACCTTCAGGACCATTTTGGGCCGCTTGAATTGTCATCTGTGTTTGAAAGTGAAGCGGTGGGCTTTGAAGGGACTAACTTTCTTAATATGGTGGTTGCGGCACAAACCCAGTTATCGATAGCTGATGTTGTGAGTCGATTTAAACAGATTGAGCAGCGTCATGGCCGAGTTAAAGGTGCTAAGAAATTTGCCCCAAGAACCTTAGATTTAGATCTATTGCTGTATGACGATACCATTAGTGAGCAGCCTATTGAGTTGCCGAGAGCCGAGATCTTGTATAATGCCTTCGTTTTATGGCCATTAGCGGAAATTGCCCCCACTTTGAACCACCCTGTTGTCAATCAATCGTATCAAGCCCTTTGGAATGATTACGATAAGAGTCAACAATCACTATGGCCTGTTGAGTTTAGCTGGTCAGCGTAA
- a CDS encoding multifunctional CCA addition/repair protein has product MKIYLVGGAVRDKLLKLPVKDHDYMVVGATPEQMLSLGYNQVGKDFPVFLHPKTGQEYALARTERKTAAGYGGFSVDAAPTVTLEQDLLRRDLTINAIAQDDAGNLYDPYNGIADLEKRILRHVSDAFVEDPLRVLRVARFAARFHGLKFTIAPETLSLMTTLSRSGELEALTAERVYLELDKALSTDNPQVFFQVLKECGALAVLFPEIEALFGVPQPENWHPEIDTGIHTMMVLEQAAKLSDDNSVRFAALVHDLGKALSPKEHLPKHHGHGQKGLPLIKSLCERFRVPNEYRDLALLVCDQHQNIHKITELRADTLVKLFDKADFWRKPQRLEQLLIACEADSKGRKGLEQTAYPQADYLKQCFAAASAVEVKSIIAQGYKGAEIRTQLNVKRIAEVQAVKGLQPIEAK; this is encoded by the coding sequence GTGAAAATTTACCTAGTTGGCGGCGCAGTCCGCGATAAATTACTCAAGCTTCCGGTTAAGGACCATGACTACATGGTCGTTGGCGCAACACCTGAACAGATGCTTAGCCTCGGCTACAACCAGGTTGGTAAAGACTTCCCTGTATTTTTACACCCTAAAACAGGGCAAGAGTATGCGCTTGCACGCACCGAACGCAAAACGGCGGCGGGCTATGGTGGCTTTAGTGTCGATGCGGCGCCAACTGTCACCCTAGAGCAAGATTTGCTCCGCAGAGATTTAACCATTAACGCCATCGCACAAGATGACGCGGGTAATCTTTACGATCCCTATAATGGCATTGCCGATCTTGAGAAGCGCATCCTAAGACATGTCTCTGATGCCTTTGTTGAAGATCCTCTACGCGTCCTTAGAGTGGCTCGCTTTGCAGCCCGTTTCCATGGGTTGAAGTTTACCATTGCACCTGAAACCCTTTCACTAATGACAACTCTCAGTCGAAGTGGTGAACTAGAGGCATTAACCGCCGAACGCGTCTATTTGGAACTCGATAAGGCGCTTTCTACAGATAACCCACAGGTATTCTTTCAAGTATTAAAAGAGTGCGGCGCACTTGCGGTGCTTTTCCCTGAGATTGAGGCCTTGTTTGGTGTACCTCAGCCAGAAAACTGGCATCCTGAGATAGATACAGGCATTCATACCATGATGGTGCTTGAGCAAGCAGCTAAGCTAAGCGACGATAACTCGGTACGCTTTGCCGCACTGGTTCATGATCTAGGTAAGGCTTTAAGCCCTAAAGAACATCTGCCTAAACATCATGGACACGGTCAAAAGGGCTTGCCTTTAATCAAGTCTCTGTGTGAACGCTTTAGGGTGCCCAACGAATATCGTGATCTCGCGCTACTTGTCTGCGACCAGCACCAAAACATCCACAAGATCACCGAACTTAGAGCCGATACTTTAGTTAAGCTGTTTGATAAAGCTGACTTTTGGCGTAAGCCACAACGACTCGAACAGCTATTAATTGCCTGTGAAGCCGACAGTAAAGGTCGCAAGGGGCTGGAACAAACCGCCTATCCCCAAGCTGATTATCTTAAGCAATGTTTTGCAGCGGCTTCCGCCGTGGAGGTTAAGTCTATTATCGCGCAGGGATATAAAGGCGCCGAAATCCGTACACAGTTAAATGTTAAACGGATCGCTGAAGTTCAGGCTGTAAAAGGCCTGCAGCCAATAGAAGCAAAATAA
- a CDS encoding general secretion pathway protein GspB, with translation MSILLDAVTRNSQQAQAVTHDVVLTPRAQYKAKQESGRGLKYAAVFVCLALLMVVAAWLLTRFIYPTPSQASTTSPVESISQNSALNRTESQSGSLNNDEGKSLTIQSNEDLYEPEGEQTEIRLAGKVALPLAQPLTVTQGVMAANSVSPTNNVGNEQSGNLMAALLKAQQSVEQVSQPVSNQAATQVSNQASHQSSSQAELEPIILGANSNQRGDELLASLKHQVADAAADVGLENTPPADNNNLLAAFEAALKDVERNNSVATPVTEPKLDPIPATPKSDDIPKYGQLPAGLQLQVPEFSINAHVYSSAPDNRWLNVDGAELQEGDSIQGKLTIVEIRPRDVVLAIQGTEFKVPAI, from the coding sequence ATGTCGATTTTACTCGATGCGGTGACACGAAATAGTCAGCAAGCTCAAGCGGTAACCCATGATGTGGTGTTAACGCCTAGAGCGCAATATAAGGCAAAACAAGAGTCGGGAAGAGGTCTTAAATACGCCGCAGTTTTTGTCTGTTTAGCGCTGCTAATGGTCGTGGCAGCCTGGTTATTAACACGGTTTATCTACCCAACGCCTAGCCAAGCATCGACAACCAGCCCAGTTGAGAGTATCAGCCAAAATTCGGCGTTAAACAGGACTGAAAGCCAGAGTGGCAGTTTGAATAATGACGAGGGCAAGAGCTTAACCATTCAATCAAATGAAGACTTGTATGAACCAGAAGGCGAGCAAACTGAGATCCGTCTCGCCGGGAAGGTCGCGCTGCCACTGGCTCAACCTCTGACGGTTACTCAAGGTGTCATGGCGGCTAACTCTGTATCGCCAACAAATAACGTCGGCAACGAGCAGTCTGGTAATTTGATGGCCGCGTTGTTGAAGGCGCAGCAGAGTGTAGAGCAAGTTAGTCAGCCTGTTTCTAATCAAGCTGCTACCCAAGTAAGTAATCAAGCAAGTCACCAATCGAGCAGTCAAGCTGAGCTGGAGCCCATCATTCTCGGTGCAAATAGCAATCAGCGCGGTGACGAGCTGTTAGCGTCGTTAAAGCATCAAGTTGCAGATGCGGCGGCCGATGTCGGTCTTGAAAACACGCCTCCAGCTGATAACAATAACCTGCTAGCGGCATTTGAGGCGGCGCTTAAGGACGTTGAGCGTAATAATTCGGTGGCAACACCCGTGACTGAGCCTAAGCTAGATCCAATCCCAGCAACGCCAAAATCGGATGACATTCCCAAGTATGGTCAGTTACCGGCAGGGCTACAGTTACAAGTTCCAGAGTTCAGTATTAATGCTCATGTGTACTCGAGTGCGCCAGATAACCGCTGGCTCAATGTCGATGGTGCAGAGCTGCAAGAGGGGGATAGCATCCAAGGTAAGCTGACCATTGTTGAGATCCGCCCAAGAGATGTGGTGTTAGCGATTCAAGGTACCGAATTTAAAGTACCTGCAATTTAA
- a CDS encoding putative RNA methyltransferase — MNSIYLCPVCQSPFMVHEESKGLHCENKHHFDINEQGYWVFSQPKKPKADSRAVMRAKRYVLESGIYIPLAQAIAKVIAELPQVTSADVLSQLDFDCGDGYFLRTVKGILAELKPELALTQTGICEAENAIFAAAKAEPSPTYIVSTLKHLPFADESFDLVTLIDKQLKGKELTRVLKQDGVLLQVAAGPRHLWQIREFIYPDLSEKPVSENLPKELELLHSERLSLTVSVSGEQAIALLEMTPYAWRANDKVRHDIQHAKFDALEIDFVINVMTRK; from the coding sequence ATGAATAGTATTTATCTTTGCCCTGTATGTCAGTCACCCTTTATGGTGCATGAAGAGTCGAAAGGCTTACACTGTGAAAACAAGCATCACTTTGACATCAATGAGCAGGGCTACTGGGTGTTTAGCCAGCCCAAAAAGCCTAAGGCAGACTCGCGCGCGGTTATGCGTGCTAAGCGTTATGTGCTTGAGTCAGGGATCTATATTCCACTAGCCCAAGCGATTGCCAAGGTGATTGCAGAGTTGCCTCAAGTGACTTCTGCCGATGTGTTATCTCAGCTAGATTTTGATTGTGGTGACGGTTATTTCCTGCGCACGGTCAAGGGGATCTTAGCCGAGTTAAAGCCTGAGCTTGCATTAACACAAACAGGGATCTGTGAGGCTGAGAATGCCATATTTGCTGCGGCTAAAGCGGAGCCTAGCCCTACGTATATCGTTTCAACGCTGAAGCATTTACCTTTTGCCGATGAAAGTTTTGATTTGGTCACTCTGATCGATAAGCAATTAAAAGGCAAAGAGTTGACTCGTGTGTTGAAGCAAGATGGTGTATTGCTACAGGTGGCTGCTGGGCCAAGACATTTATGGCAAATTCGTGAATTTATCTACCCAGATTTATCTGAGAAACCCGTTAGCGAGAACCTACCGAAAGAGCTAGAGCTACTGCATAGCGAGCGCTTATCGCTGACGGTAAGCGTATCGGGTGAGCAGGCGATAGCTTTGCTTGAGATGACACCTTACGCATGGCGAGCGAATGATAAAGTACGACATGACATCCAACATGCGAAGTTCGATGCACTAGAAATTGACTTCGTAATTAACGTGATGACTAGAAAATAA
- the hemL gene encoding glutamate-1-semialdehyde 2,1-aminomutase: protein MTRSDELFEQAKKTIPGGVNSPVRAFSGVGGSPRFIEKADGAYIFDADGKKYIDYVGSWGPMILGHNHPKIREAVLKAVENGLSFGAPTELEITMAEKVIEMVPSIEQVRMVSSGTEATMSAIRLARGFTNRDKILKFEGCYHGHADCLLVKAGSGALTLGQPSSPGIPEDFAKHTLTATYNDLDSVKAIFEQYPEEISCIIIEPVAGNMNCIPPIDGFLQGLRAICDQYGALMIIDEVMTGFRVSKSGAQGHYGVTPDLTTLGKVIGGGMPVGAFGGRKDVMQFIAPTGPVYQAGTLSGNPIAMSAGLAQMEALCEEGVYEQLAAKTQYIAEGFKAAANKHGIPMAINYVGGMFGFFFTSEETVTNFAQVTKCDTALFAEFYHMMLDEGVYLAPSAYEAGFLSLAHGEEELEATLAAADRVFAKLAKA, encoded by the coding sequence ATGACTCGTTCTGACGAACTATTTGAACAGGCTAAAAAGACCATCCCAGGTGGCGTTAACTCTCCAGTACGTGCATTCTCTGGTGTAGGTGGCTCACCACGTTTTATCGAGAAAGCTGATGGCGCTTATATCTTCGATGCCGATGGCAAGAAGTATATCGACTATGTAGGTTCTTGGGGCCCGATGATCTTAGGTCACAACCACCCAAAAATTCGTGAAGCGGTATTAAAAGCAGTTGAAAATGGCCTGTCTTTTGGCGCACCAACAGAACTTGAAATCACTATGGCTGAAAAAGTCATCGAGATGGTTCCGTCAATTGAACAAGTTCGTATGGTAAGTTCAGGTACTGAAGCTACCATGAGTGCTATCCGTTTAGCACGTGGCTTCACTAACCGTGACAAAATCCTTAAGTTTGAAGGTTGCTACCACGGCCACGCTGACTGTTTGCTTGTTAAAGCGGGTTCTGGCGCACTAACACTTGGCCAGCCAAGCTCTCCAGGTATTCCTGAAGATTTCGCTAAGCACACCCTAACAGCGACCTACAACGATTTAGACTCTGTTAAGGCTATCTTCGAGCAGTACCCAGAAGAGATCTCTTGTATCATCATAGAGCCAGTTGCTGGCAACATGAACTGTATCCCGCCAATCGACGGTTTCTTACAAGGTCTACGTGCTATCTGTGATCAGTACGGTGCACTGATGATTATCGATGAAGTCATGACAGGTTTCCGCGTATCTAAGAGCGGCGCACAGGGACACTACGGCGTAACACCTGATCTTACTACTCTAGGCAAAGTTATCGGTGGCGGCATGCCAGTGGGCGCTTTCGGTGGTCGTAAAGATGTGATGCAGTTTATTGCACCAACTGGCCCTGTTTACCAAGCGGGTACGCTATCGGGTAACCCAATTGCAATGTCTGCTGGTCTTGCACAGATGGAAGCGCTTTGTGAGGAAGGTGTTTACGAGCAACTAGCTGCTAAGACTCAGTACATTGCTGAAGGCTTTAAAGCTGCTGCTAACAAGCACGGCATTCCAATGGCTATCAACTACGTTGGCGGCATGTTCGGTTTCTTCTTCACAAGCGAAGAGACTGTAACTAACTTCGCGCAAGTGACTAAGTGTGACACTGCACTATTTGCTGAATTCTACCACATGATGTTAGATGAAGGTGTTTACCTTGCTCCTAGCGCCTATGAAGCAGGTTTCCTATCACTTGCTCACGGTGAAGAAGAGCTTGAAGCAACACTCGCTGCTGCTGATCGCGTATTTGCTAAGCTTGCAAAGGCTTAA
- a CDS encoding Lpp/OprI family alanine-zipper lipoprotein, translating to MNKKVLMIAGVAMTALLGGCANTTALEESVANLGNKVDQLSAEVSSLKSDHGKMSADINDAKAAAMDAQAEAQRANDRIDNVASSYKK from the coding sequence ATGAATAAAAAAGTACTTATGATTGCTGGTGTAGCAATGACTGCCCTACTAGGTGGCTGTGCAAACACTACTGCTCTTGAAGAAAGCGTTGCAAACCTAGGTAACAAAGTTGACCAGCTTTCAGCTGAAGTTAGCTCTCTAAAATCAGATCACGGCAAAATGTCTGCTGACATCAACGATGCAAAAGCAGCTGCTATGGACGCTCAAGCTGAAGCTCAGCGTGCTAACGACCGTATCGACAACGTAGCATCTTCTTACAAGAAGTAA
- a CDS encoding L,D-transpeptidase family protein, producing MMRTLLLFILACLPLTSFANVYSIPQNGSRLVGELQQHVVQKGDYFQTISKQYNIGILELMQSNPGVDPFLPTPGTRLLIPTQMLLPDVPHKGVVINLAELRLYYFPKGGKEVHVFPVGIGRVGRETPEMVTRIKSRIPNPSWTPPASIRKEHLEERGEVLPRVVPAGPENPLGKFAIQLSYGDGSYLIHGTNKDFGIGMRVSAGCIRLNPDDIEWLFDQVKYGDQVTIINETVKTSTEPDGRQLIEVHSPLSTADGGDNTVREMKRGVVEFIGKEQVDYTKANDALLTQAGIPVNIQSRSNG from the coding sequence ATGATGCGTACTTTGCTGTTGTTCATCTTGGCATGTTTGCCACTTACTTCGTTTGCTAATGTTTACTCAATTCCTCAGAACGGCAGTCGCCTTGTCGGGGAGTTGCAGCAACATGTTGTGCAGAAGGGGGATTATTTCCAAACGATCTCTAAGCAATACAATATCGGGATCTTGGAGTTAATGCAGTCTAACCCTGGCGTTGATCCATTTTTACCGACGCCAGGCACTCGCTTGTTGATCCCGACTCAGATGCTACTGCCTGATGTGCCACATAAAGGTGTGGTCATCAATTTAGCCGAACTACGCCTCTATTACTTCCCTAAGGGGGGTAAAGAGGTGCATGTGTTCCCTGTCGGTATCGGGCGTGTGGGGCGCGAAACGCCTGAGATGGTGACTCGAATTAAGTCGCGTATTCCAAATCCTAGTTGGACGCCACCGGCGAGCATTCGTAAAGAGCACTTAGAAGAACGTGGTGAGGTATTGCCACGAGTGGTGCCAGCTGGCCCTGAGAATCCTCTGGGGAAATTCGCGATTCAGCTGTCTTATGGTGACGGTAGCTATCTTATACATGGCACCAATAAAGATTTTGGTATCGGCATGCGCGTAAGCGCGGGCTGTATACGTTTGAACCCCGATGATATTGAGTGGCTGTTTGATCAGGTTAAATATGGCGATCAGGTCACCATCATTAATGAAACCGTTAAGACTTCTACAGAGCCTGATGGTCGCCAGTTGATAGAGGTGCATTCACCACTATCGACCGCAGATGGCGGCGACAACACAGTAAGAGAGATGAAACGCGGTGTGGTTGAGTTTATTGGCAAAGAGCAGGTGGATTACACCAAAGCTAACGACGCTCTGCTGACTCAAGCGGGGATCCCGGTCAACATTCAGAGTCGCTCAAACGGTTAA